The following coding sequences are from one Nilaparvata lugens isolate BPH chromosome 6, ASM1435652v1, whole genome shotgun sequence window:
- the LOC111044902 gene encoding piggyBac transposable element-derived protein 4-like: protein MSSIPLFRTPEEITAELERQQQEDDEFEESCSEDEDGLLMNDDDVDDEFDAEGPRHDTQMEIDPENREFLIGKDGETIWTNKTLQSPFGRTPARNIITHFPGAKGIAKDLKKEIDLFSLFVTEEMMNILERYTNEEIERKCSKHEWLAKERYTHPTNVPEIKALIGLLFMAGELKNSGLNLQDLFSPIHGPPIFRYGMSKNRFQFLLLTLRFDDKNSRAERKANDRFAAFREFWELFLKNCRAYYTPSEYVTVDETLLSFRGRCIFRMYMKNKPDKYGLKIVSLCDAKTYYFLGGIPYLGKERREIENVSKPTSYVLNLVDSLKNSNRNVTTDNWFTSCELADKLTSKKLTLVGTMRKNKREIPPEFLETKGAPVMSSRFLYDPEKMMVSFTPKKNKNVILLSSMHGDGFVNEVTKKPEIIEFYNMTKGGVDVFDRLCHEKTTKRKTSRWPMRYFYGVLDFAGVNAYVLHKINNVQDTYSSRVRGTFLKTLATDLVEPCLKVRAQNARLPKMLRLSIKHHLGEEQPQRPVQPQDTRKPRRCDVCNEGSKTKDRKGYAFCEKCGKCLCGEHKKVICNGCLNNDDSD, encoded by the coding sequence ATGAGCTCCATTCCACTTTTTCGTACGCCTGAAGAGATCACAGCAGAACTAGAAAGGCAGCAGCAAGAAGATGATGAGTTTGAAGAATCGTGTTCAGAAGATGAGGATGGATTAttgatgaatgatgatgatgtggaCGATGAGTTTGATGCTGAAGGACCAAGACATGATACTCAGATGGAGATAGATCCAGAGAATAGAGAATTTTTGATTGGGAAGGATGGCGAGACTATATGGACCAATAAGACTCTACAATCACCATTTGGACGGACTCCAGCAAGGAATATAATAACACACTTTCCTGGTGCCAAAGGAATAGCTAAAGATCTGAAGAAAGAGATTGAtctattttctttgtttgtcACTGAAGAAATGATGAACATTTTGGAACGTTATACAAACGaagaaatagagagaaaatgcTCCAAACATGAATGGTTGGCCAAAGAAAGGTACACACACCCTACCAATGTTCCAGAAATAAAGGCTCTGATAGGACTTTTGTTTATGGCTGGAGAGTTGAAAAATTCTGGACTGAACCTACAAGACCTGTTTTCACCAATTCATGGACCACCAATTTTTCGCTATGGGATGTCAAAAAATCGTTTTCAGTTTCTTCTTCTAACTCTTCGCTTTGATGATAAAAACAGTCGTGCTGAGAGAAAAGCTAATGATAGATTTGCTGCTTTCAGAGAGTTTTGGgaattattcttgaaaaattgtAGAGCTTACTACACTCCATCAGAATATGTAACAGTTGATGAGACTCTACTCAGTTTCAGGGGACGATGCATATTCCGGATGTACATGAAGAATAAACCGGACAAGTACGGTCTAAAAATAGTTTCCCTATGCGATGCAAAAACGTATTACTTCTTAGGAGGTATACCATATCTTGGtaaagagaggagagagattgAAAATGTGTCGAAACCCACAAGTTATGTCCTGAATCTAGTAGATTCTCTGAAGAATAGTAATAGGAACGTCACCACAGATAACTGGTTCACGTCCTGTGAGTTGGCAGACAAACTAACAAGCAAGAAACTCACACTAGTAGGAACGATGCGAAAGAATAAAAGAGAGATTCCACCAGAGTTTTTGGAAACAAAGGGTGCTCCAGTAATGTCATCTCGATTCCTATACGACCCTGAAAAGATGATGGTTTCCTTCACTCCAAAGAAAAATAAGAACGTAATACTTCTTTCATCAATGCATGGTGATGGCTTCGTGAATGAAGTAACAAAAAAGCCAGAGATAATAGAATTCTACAACATGACAAAGGGGGGAGTTGATGTATTTGATCGTCTATGCCATGAAAAAACTACTAAACGCAAAACAAGCCGTTGGCCTATGCGATATTTTTATGGAGTTCTGGATTTTGCAGGAGTGAATGCTTATGTGCTccataaaattaataatgttcAAGATACCTATTCTTCACGTGTCAGaggaacatttttgaaaacctTGGCCACTGATTTGGTTGAACCATGTTTGAAGGTGAGAGCCCAAAATGCCAGACTTCCCAAAATGCTTCGCTTGTCAATCAAACATCATCTAGGTGAAGAGCAACCTCAACGTCCAGTTCAACCACAGGATACAAGGAAACCGAGAAGATGTGACGTGTGTAATGAAGGGAGCAAAACAAAGGATAGGAAAGGCTATGCATTCTGTGAGAAATGTGGGAAATGCTTATGTGGTGAGcataaaaaagtaatttgtaatggCTGCCTGAATAATGATGATTCAGATTGA
- the LOC120351838 gene encoding uncharacterized protein LOC120351838 — MEKTRKRKPAKIFPESRSRRLVEMAVKGNHSTQPTFYKQHIKAPCNNGNDNVDDVPIVTEKTPIMSDFDNIHSLETTTETPQDNTTDASHLNETHLTQPTSDKQHEAPCNNLYGKNCSNDVPKVTEETFVIFDDTINCFETTIIETPQDESTDTSNLNDTHLAHPTSLKHREAPCNYGNCYNNDIPILTEETPVIFDDNENCFETIIPVIETPEVKSTDASNLNDTHLTLHSLDNNDMDIEFRLFDNPFLNDSDSKSLTLLRENVNPTNLTTEMPQDNSTDASNLNDTHLTLHSLENNDMDTEIGLLNNAESELDNSDNERSTTGLRENMDMKNLGDANISDEDFKPFEHDEPKMNKRKKRHQVNSSTWKINQWKESRKLGKEYVGRAKDQVNAKSKFIKKRCARVMRQRCKCNRKDKSLLQCSTLTEEERKKNFGI; from the exons ATGGAGAA AACACGAAAACGGAAACCAGCAAAAATCTTTCCTGAATCCAGATCAAGACGTTTGGTAGAGATGGCAGTCAAAGGAAATCATTCAACACAACCAACTTTCTACAAACAGCATATTAAGGCTCCTTGTAACAATGGAAATGATAATGTCGATGATGTCCCCATAGTGACAGAAAAAACTCCAATTATGTCTGATTTTGATAATATCCACAGCTTAGAAACCACTACAGAAACGCCACAAGATAATACAACTGATGCTTCACACCTGAATGAAACTCATCTCACTCAACCAACTTCTGACAAACAGCATGAGGCTCCGTGTAACAATCTTTATGGAAAAAATTGTTCTAATGATGTCCCCAAAGTGACAGAAGAAACTTTCGTCATATTTGATGATACTATCAACTGCTTCGAGACCACAATAATTGAAACGCCACAAGACGAGTCAACTGATACTTCAAACCTGAATGACACTCATCTTGCACATCCAACTTCCTTAAAACATCGCGAGGCTCCTTGTAACTATGGAAATTGTTATAATAATGATATCCCTATACTGACAGAAGAGACTCCAGTAATATTTGATGATAATGAAAACTGCTTTGAGACCATTATACCGGTAATTGAAACGCCAGAAGTCAAGTCAACTGATGCTTCAAACCTGAATGACACTCATCTTACTCTACATTCACTTGACAATAATGATATGGATATagaatttagactttttgataACCCGTTTTTGAATGATTCAGATTCTAAAAGTTTGACTCTATTGAGAGAAAATGTAAATCCGACGAATTTGACCACTGAAATGCCACAGGATAACTCAACTGACGCTTCAAACCTAAATGACACTCATCTTACTCttcattcacttgaaaataatgatatGGATACAGAAATTGGACTTTTAAATAACGCGGAATCTGAATTAGATAATTCTGATAATGAAAGATCAACTACTGGATTGAGAGAAAATATGGATATGAAAAATCTGGGAGACGCTAATATTTCTGATGAAGATTTCAAGCCATTTGAACATGATGAACCAAAAATGAATAAACGGAAGAAGAGACACCAGGTCAATTCATCAACTTGGAAAATAAATCAGTGGAAAGAAAGTCGAAAGCTTGGTAAGGAATATGTGGGGAGAGCTAAAGATCAAGTAAATGCAAAGTCAAAATTTATAAAGAAAAGGTGTGCTAGAGTAATGAGACAAAGATGTAAATGCAACAGAAAAGATAAAAGTTTATTACAATGCAGCACTTTAActgaagaagagagaaagaagaattttGGAATCTAG